In the Ilumatobacteraceae bacterium genome, one interval contains:
- a CDS encoding EAL domain-containing protein, which produces MSNQLMSWTIEAFDRLSDGCVALDSHWRYTYVNSAAGRLLGRDPDDLIGKHAWTEFPTATDNAFRVGYETAMSQQRPVTVESVDVTGTRWFENRIYPSSDGITVVFIEVTARKQVAIREAHQNHILRGIANRRPLFESLDAIARLHEQLNPDALCSVLLLGPDGKHVVHGAAPSLPERYTNAIDGLATGVGCGSCGTAAATGERVIVGDIETHPYWEQYRHLALEHGLRACWSTPVINEDDEVLGTFAVYYREQREPTDDELRSIDAMLSITAVAIESNRLITRLRERDYFFELSAEIYCIIDTVTQRVIQTNPMFRSVTGYDAADLIEHHYLDFVHPDDLDRVNEAITAKYLDDSRPGSIEFRFLCKDGDYRWMLWDAMFGPDQLAFAVARDVTGRHEADEALAYASQHDRLTGLPRRSLVEAAIDDALVGPIPVWVLVFGLDRFHAVNESMGHDVGDHVLRRTGERLLAAAPEALSVGRFASDKFVLVAEGSDPAVITELADRLRRVVAKPVATDDYHLVLTTSVGVSEGPLHGTTAQDLIQRAEAAMVTAKALGGDTTSLFSTEQMRDIEERLQLGRRLRQAVNDGDLELHYQPQHDAVDGRLTGLEALLRWTDAEWGRVPPDRFIPVAETVGLMPEIGRWVLHEACRQARKWIDAGHPPIPIAVNISAQELRRGGLVERVQSALERYSLPASAIEIELTESTLMEHVDRATATMKQLTGLGTSIALDDFGTGYSSLAYIKHFPISKLKIDKSFVKGLPDDTDDVAIVRSIVAMAHQLRMTVSAEGVETDDQRAFLRDEGCDELQGYLLGRPVSADEVAQLFGTD; this is translated from the coding sequence TTGTCGAACCAATTGATGTCGTGGACGATCGAGGCCTTCGATCGGCTGAGCGACGGCTGTGTCGCACTCGACAGCCACTGGCGCTACACCTATGTCAACTCGGCCGCTGGGCGCCTCCTCGGCCGCGACCCAGACGATCTCATCGGCAAACACGCCTGGACCGAGTTCCCGACCGCAACCGACAACGCGTTCCGGGTCGGGTACGAGACCGCGATGTCGCAGCAGCGTCCCGTCACCGTCGAGTCGGTCGATGTCACCGGCACCCGTTGGTTCGAGAACCGGATCTATCCGTCGTCCGACGGCATCACCGTCGTGTTCATCGAGGTCACCGCCCGGAAGCAAGTGGCGATCCGCGAGGCACATCAGAACCACATTCTCAGAGGCATCGCAAATCGGCGGCCGCTGTTCGAGAGCCTCGACGCGATCGCGCGACTCCACGAGCAGTTGAATCCGGACGCGCTGTGTTCCGTGCTGCTCCTCGGCCCCGACGGTAAGCACGTCGTTCACGGCGCTGCGCCGAGCCTGCCCGAGCGGTACACCAACGCAATCGATGGACTCGCGACGGGCGTCGGCTGCGGATCTTGCGGCACCGCTGCCGCAACCGGTGAGCGGGTCATCGTGGGCGACATCGAGACCCACCCCTACTGGGAGCAGTACCGCCACCTCGCGCTCGAGCACGGTCTCCGCGCCTGCTGGTCGACCCCGGTCATCAACGAGGACGACGAGGTCCTGGGCACCTTCGCCGTGTACTACCGCGAGCAGCGAGAACCGACCGACGACGAGCTCCGGAGCATCGACGCCATGCTGTCGATCACGGCGGTCGCGATCGAGAGCAACCGTCTCATCACACGCCTGCGCGAGCGCGACTACTTCTTCGAACTGTCGGCCGAGATCTACTGCATCATCGACACCGTCACGCAGCGTGTCATCCAGACCAACCCGATGTTCCGGTCCGTCACCGGTTACGACGCAGCCGACCTCATCGAGCATCACTACCTCGATTTCGTACATCCCGACGACCTCGATCGGGTGAACGAGGCGATCACTGCGAAGTATCTCGACGACTCCCGGCCCGGCAGCATCGAATTCCGGTTCCTCTGCAAGGACGGTGACTACCGTTGGATGCTGTGGGACGCGATGTTCGGCCCCGACCAACTCGCCTTCGCGGTAGCTCGCGACGTGACCGGCCGGCACGAGGCCGACGAGGCGCTCGCCTACGCCAGCCAGCACGACCGACTCACCGGGTTGCCCCGACGATCGCTGGTCGAGGCCGCCATCGACGATGCGCTCGTCGGACCCATCCCCGTGTGGGTGCTCGTGTTCGGTCTCGACCGCTTCCACGCGGTCAACGAGTCGATGGGCCACGATGTCGGCGACCACGTGCTGCGTCGGACCGGCGAACGGCTCCTCGCCGCCGCGCCCGAAGCCCTCTCGGTGGGCCGATTCGCCAGCGACAAGTTCGTGCTCGTCGCCGAGGGTTCCGACCCCGCGGTGATCACCGAACTCGCCGACCGTCTCCGTCGCGTCGTGGCCAAACCCGTCGCCACCGACGATTATCACCTCGTGCTGACCACCAGTGTCGGCGTCAGCGAGGGGCCGCTCCACGGCACCACCGCGCAGGACCTCATCCAACGTGCCGAGGCCGCGATGGTCACCGCCAAGGCGCTCGGCGGCGACACGACATCGCTGTTCTCCACCGAGCAGATGCGCGACATCGAGGAACGGCTGCAGCTCGGTCGGCGACTGCGTCAGGCGGTCAACGACGGCGACCTCGAACTCCACTACCAGCCTCAGCACGACGCGGTGGACGGTCGCCTGACCGGCCTCGAAGCATTGCTGAGGTGGACCGACGCCGAATGGGGCCGGGTCCCTCCCGACCGATTCATCCCGGTCGCCGAGACCGTCGGTCTGATGCCGGAGATCGGTCGGTGGGTCCTCCACGAGGCCTGCCGCCAAGCGAGGAAGTGGATCGACGCGGGACACCCCCCGATTCCGATCGCGGTCAACATCTCCGCCCAGGAACTGCGGCGCGGCGGGTTGGTCGAACGTGTGCAGAGTGCGCTGGAGCGCTACTCGCTCCCGGCCAGCGCGATCGAGATCGAACTCACCGAGAGCACGCTGATGGAGCACGTCGACCGAGCGACCGCGACCATGAAGCAACTGACCGGTCTGGGCACCTCGATCGCCCTCGACGACTTCGGTACCGGCTACTCCAGCCTCGCGTACATCAAGCACTTTCCGATCTCGAAGCTCAAGATCGACAAGAGCTTCGTCAAGGGACTGCCCGACGACACCGACGACGTGGCGATCGTCCGGAGCATCGTGGCGATGGCACATCAGCTCCGCATGACCGTGTCCGCCGAGGGAGTCGAGACCGACGACCAGCGAGCGTTCCTCCGCGACGAGGGTTGCGACGAGCTCCAGGGCTACCTGCTCGGGCGGCCCGTCTCGGCCGACGAGGTCGCACAGCTCTTCGGCACCGACTGA
- a CDS encoding GGDEF domain-containing protein gives MSTLNRVEQLVLGAVKRRGVGGLVSVVTIGSVALSLAVTSVVLILTGAEWIDFQYALPIAVVVPSVVAPVVALMLGRLLLALDEASAQLHRAARHDGLTGVLNRSGFDEMGERLLHDRTDEVVVVCMVDVDRFKSVNDEEGHAVGDALLQGLAASLVVAAGADGIVGRYGGDEFAIAVLCRPDDAGPLVDRIVEACEPTDQAHGVGASVGTLVTDSPVALDDAIAAADRAMYRAKRDGSRHHVSVDGSGPVEV, from the coding sequence TTGTCGACGCTGAACCGAGTCGAGCAGCTCGTGCTCGGTGCGGTGAAGCGGCGCGGCGTCGGAGGCCTCGTCTCGGTGGTCACGATCGGTTCGGTCGCCCTGTCGCTGGCGGTCACGTCGGTCGTTCTGATCCTGACGGGCGCCGAGTGGATCGACTTCCAGTATGCGCTGCCGATCGCCGTCGTCGTCCCGTCCGTCGTGGCTCCGGTGGTGGCGCTCATGCTCGGGCGACTGCTCCTCGCCCTCGACGAGGCTTCGGCACAGCTGCACCGGGCGGCCCGCCACGACGGCCTGACCGGCGTGCTCAACCGCAGTGGATTCGATGAGATGGGCGAGCGGCTCCTGCACGACCGCACCGACGAGGTGGTCGTGGTGTGCATGGTCGACGTCGACCGCTTCAAGTCGGTCAACGACGAGGAAGGTCACGCCGTGGGCGACGCCCTGTTGCAGGGACTCGCAGCATCGCTCGTCGTCGCAGCGGGCGCCGACGGAATCGTCGGTCGGTACGGCGGCGACGAGTTCGCGATCGCCGTGCTGTGTCGGCCCGACGACGCCGGGCCGCTGGTCGATCGCATCGTCGAGGCATGCGAGCCGACGGATCAGGCGCATGGGGTGGGAGCGTCGGTCGGCACGCTCGTGACCGATTCGCCGGTTGCGCTCGACGACGCCATCGCCGCCGCAGACCGAGCGATGTACCGAGCCAAACGTGACGGGTCGCGCCACCACGTGAGCGTCGACGGCAGTGGCCCGGTCGAGGTCTGA
- the rpoD gene encoding RNA polymerase sigma factor RpoD — MKLSTVPPPMDGVDRSEWDALVMRGRADGELHAEQVAHVLRNVELTGDALHAVNGSLAGAGITVDDTVHDDDATPPRGAAREVLVDDDDIERLLTRRRRRRGQKRTAKGDGGTSDTVRLYLREIGQVDLLTTEDERRLAQLIEEGQSAATKIDEGVTDDTSERMLLRAVQRGERAKSELTQANLRLVVSIAKRYSGRGMQLLDLIQEGNLGLMRAVDKFDHTKGFKFSTYATWWIRQAITRSIADQARTIRIPVHMVEHMNRLTRVRRQMHQEMEREPTVDELAAKLQMEPDKVRDLLRYALDPLSLDSPVGEEDESNLGDFIEDANVDGPADAATRTMLHEAVEQVLGELSEREQEIVRMRFGLDGAQAKTLEEVGREFGVTRERIRQIEAKTLAKLRHPQRSQRLREFLESE; from the coding sequence GTGAAGTTGTCGACGGTACCCCCGCCCATGGACGGGGTCGATCGATCGGAGTGGGACGCACTGGTCATGCGCGGGCGCGCCGACGGTGAACTCCACGCCGAGCAGGTCGCCCACGTGCTCCGCAACGTCGAGCTGACCGGGGACGCCCTGCACGCCGTCAACGGGTCGTTGGCCGGTGCCGGCATCACCGTCGACGACACCGTCCACGACGACGATGCGACGCCGCCGCGGGGTGCCGCCCGCGAGGTGCTCGTCGACGACGACGACATCGAGCGATTGCTCACCCGTCGACGTCGGCGTCGCGGCCAGAAGCGCACGGCCAAGGGTGACGGTGGCACCTCCGACACGGTGCGGCTCTACCTCCGGGAGATCGGCCAGGTCGACCTGCTCACCACCGAGGACGAGCGCCGCCTCGCCCAGCTGATCGAAGAGGGTCAGTCGGCCGCGACGAAGATCGACGAGGGTGTCACCGACGACACGAGCGAGCGCATGCTCCTGCGTGCCGTGCAGCGCGGCGAGCGGGCCAAGAGCGAGCTCACCCAGGCCAACCTCCGGTTGGTCGTCAGCATCGCGAAGCGGTACTCCGGTCGGGGCATGCAGCTGCTCGACCTGATCCAGGAGGGCAACCTCGGGTTGATGCGCGCCGTCGACAAGTTCGACCACACCAAGGGGTTCAAGTTCTCCACATACGCCACGTGGTGGATCCGCCAGGCGATCACCCGCTCGATCGCCGATCAGGCGCGCACGATCCGCATCCCGGTGCACATGGTCGAGCACATGAACCGGCTCACTCGGGTGCGTCGGCAGATGCACCAGGAGATGGAACGCGAACCCACGGTCGACGAGCTGGCCGCGAAGCTGCAGATGGAGCCCGACAAGGTCCGGGATCTGCTTCGCTATGCGCTCGATCCGCTGTCGCTCGACTCTCCGGTCGGCGAAGAGGACGAGTCGAATCTCGGCGACTTCATCGAGGACGCCAACGTCGACGGTCCGGCCGATGCCGCGACTCGCACGATGTTGCACGAGGCGGTCGAACAGGTGCTCGGCGAGTTGAGCGAACGCGAGCAGGAGATCGTCCGCATGCGATTCGGGCTCGACGGGGCGCAGGCGAAGACGCTCGAGGAGGTCGGACGCGAGTTCGGGGTCACCCGTGAGCGCATCCGTCAGATCGAGGCGAAAACGCTCGCCAAACTGCGTCATCCGCAGCGCTCGCAACGTCTCCGAGAGTTCCTCGAGAGCGAATAG
- the dnaG gene encoding DNA primase produces MAIADDDIERIRSTVNIVDVVGQHVQLKRTGRNWVGLCPFHAERTPSFNVREETGRYRCFGCDKSGDVFTFVQEVEHTDFVGSVEYLANRAGIQLTETSPGQNQQRARRKRLIDAMNQAVEWYHQRLLTSADARPARDYLRSRGLSGDIARQFKIGWAPDDWDVLSRESGIEAKLLHDNGLAFRNRRNKLQDAFRGRVLFPIFTENGDAVALGGRILPGSSDPAKYKNSSETPIYTKSKTLYGLNWAKGDIVNANQVIVCEGYTDVIGFHQAGLPRAVATCGTAFTEEHVRLLKRYASRVVLAFDADAAGQGAAERFYEWEEKYQVEVYVAAFPGGKDPGELAQHDPAGLAASVESAKPFLGFRLGRVMDGQAPRSPEATARRAEAALAVINEHPNVNIRKLYAGEVAAQLGMPMHDLVSVAERGVRRPQVNVARPKQRQERKENAEFVAIAVLVQNWDAIATWLVEALFIDEVYRRAFLAIAESGGNLDAALDAADPEARDVLERAAVVDVEVDPASEARNLISAAVRRELGTRSPTSDPDRIRDDAEARVRMEALSDGSLGPDEAGWLLGWLEGRMEARAGGG; encoded by the coding sequence ATGGCGATCGCGGACGATGACATCGAGCGGATCCGCTCGACCGTGAACATCGTCGACGTCGTCGGTCAACACGTGCAGCTCAAACGGACCGGTCGGAACTGGGTCGGCCTGTGCCCGTTCCACGCCGAACGCACACCGTCGTTCAACGTGCGTGAAGAGACGGGGCGCTACCGATGCTTCGGCTGTGACAAGTCGGGCGACGTGTTCACGTTCGTCCAGGAGGTCGAGCACACCGACTTCGTCGGTTCGGTCGAATACCTCGCCAATCGGGCCGGTATCCAGCTCACCGAGACGTCGCCGGGCCAGAACCAGCAGCGAGCGCGCCGGAAACGGTTGATCGACGCCATGAACCAGGCGGTCGAGTGGTACCACCAGCGACTGTTGACCTCGGCCGACGCCCGTCCGGCGCGCGACTACCTGCGCAGTCGCGGACTGTCCGGCGACATCGCCCGCCAGTTCAAGATCGGCTGGGCCCCCGACGACTGGGACGTGCTCTCGCGCGAATCCGGCATCGAGGCGAAGCTCCTGCACGACAACGGGCTCGCCTTCCGGAACCGTCGGAACAAGCTGCAAGACGCGTTCCGGGGGCGCGTGCTGTTCCCGATCTTCACCGAGAACGGCGATGCCGTGGCGCTCGGCGGGCGGATCCTGCCCGGCTCGTCCGACCCGGCGAAGTACAAGAACAGCTCGGAGACACCGATCTACACGAAGTCGAAGACGCTCTACGGGCTCAACTGGGCCAAGGGCGACATCGTCAACGCCAACCAGGTGATCGTGTGCGAGGGGTACACCGATGTGATCGGGTTCCATCAGGCAGGTCTTCCACGTGCGGTCGCGACGTGCGGGACGGCGTTCACCGAGGAGCACGTTCGCCTCCTCAAGCGATACGCGAGCCGGGTCGTGTTGGCGTTCGACGCCGATGCCGCCGGCCAGGGCGCGGCGGAGCGCTTCTACGAGTGGGAGGAGAAGTACCAGGTCGAGGTGTACGTCGCGGCGTTCCCGGGCGGCAAGGACCCGGGTGAACTCGCACAGCACGATCCCGCGGGCCTCGCCGCCTCGGTCGAGTCGGCGAAACCGTTCCTCGGGTTCCGGCTGGGCCGTGTGATGGACGGTCAGGCGCCTCGGTCGCCCGAAGCGACCGCCCGTCGTGCCGAGGCGGCGTTGGCCGTCATCAACGAGCATCCCAACGTCAACATCCGCAAGCTGTACGCGGGGGAGGTCGCGGCGCAGCTCGGTATGCCGATGCACGACCTGGTGTCGGTGGCCGAGCGTGGAGTCCGGCGCCCACAGGTCAACGTGGCCCGGCCCAAGCAGCGTCAGGAGCGAAAGGAGAACGCCGAGTTCGTCGCGATCGCCGTCCTGGTGCAGAACTGGGACGCGATCGCGACCTGGCTCGTCGAGGCGCTGTTCATCGACGAGGTGTACCGGCGGGCCTTCCTCGCGATCGCCGAGTCGGGCGGCAATCTCGATGCGGCACTCGATGCGGCCGATCCGGAGGCACGCGACGTGCTCGAGCGCGCCGCGGTCGTCGACGTCGAGGTCGATCCGGCCTCCGAAGCCCGCAACCTCATCTCGGCTGCGGTCCGACGCGAGCTCGGGACCAGGTCGCCGACGTCGGACCCGGACCGCATCCGCGACGACGCGGAGGCGCGGGTGCGGATGGAGGCGCTGAGCGACGGATCCCTGGGGCCCGACGAAGCCGGCTGGTTGCTAGGTTGGCTGGAAGGACGCATGGAGGCACGCGCTGGTGGGGGATGA
- a CDS encoding TerC family protein: protein MIHSLIAADTGGRENFAVLDVEPWHWIVLLAIITVMLLIDLLVVHKEAHEVKTKEAAVESAIWIGCGLAFSLVVWWWFGGAATGEYVSGYLIEKSLSIDNVFVWALIMGYFRVPQKYQHRVLFWGIFGALVMRAVFIFAGIAVIERFSWVLYIFGGFLLYTAGKLIFTDNDHVDPGESKFLKLVNRVVPTTDELDGQKLFTRKSGHRLATPLFSVLLLVEVTDVVFAVDSVPAVLAVSREQFIVFASNAFAILGLRALYFLLADMHNRFTFLQQGLAIILAFVGVKMIIADWYHIPTWLSLVVITIVLTSSIGFSLKVERSLAEADLAGHAFEHSEPPPPFSER from the coding sequence ATGATCCACTCGTTGATCGCCGCCGACACCGGCGGCCGGGAGAACTTCGCGGTGCTCGACGTCGAGCCGTGGCACTGGATCGTGCTGTTGGCGATCATCACGGTGATGTTGCTCATCGACCTGCTCGTCGTCCACAAGGAAGCGCACGAGGTCAAGACGAAGGAAGCCGCCGTCGAGTCGGCGATCTGGATCGGCTGCGGCCTCGCCTTCTCGCTGGTGGTCTGGTGGTGGTTCGGCGGTGCCGCCACGGGCGAATACGTCTCCGGCTACCTCATCGAGAAGAGCCTGAGCATCGACAACGTCTTCGTCTGGGCCTTGATCATGGGATACTTCCGCGTCCCGCAGAAATACCAGCACCGTGTGCTGTTCTGGGGCATCTTCGGAGCGCTCGTGATGCGGGCCGTGTTCATCTTCGCCGGTATCGCCGTCATCGAACGGTTCTCGTGGGTGCTCTACATCTTCGGCGGATTCCTGCTCTACACGGCCGGCAAGCTGATCTTCACCGACAACGACCACGTCGACCCCGGTGAGAGCAAGTTCCTGAAGCTCGTCAACCGGGTCGTCCCCACGACCGACGAACTCGACGGACAGAAGCTGTTCACGCGCAAGAGCGGCCATCGGCTCGCCACGCCGCTGTTCTCCGTGCTCCTGCTGGTCGAGGTCACCGACGTCGTGTTCGCGGTCGACTCCGTGCCGGCGGTGCTCGCCGTCAGCCGTGAGCAGTTCATCGTGTTCGCCTCGAATGCCTTCGCGATCCTCGGGTTGCGCGCCCTGTACTTCCTGCTGGCCGACATGCACAACCGGTTCACGTTCCTCCAGCAGGGCCTGGCGATCATCTTGGCGTTCGTGGGCGTGAAGATGATCATCGCCGACTGGTACCACATCCCGACGTGGCTCTCGCTGGTGGTGATCACCATCGTGCTCACCTCGTCGATCGGGTTCTCGCTGAAGGTCGAGCGTTCGCTGGCCGAAGCCGACCTCGCCGGCCACGCATTCGAGCACAGCGAACCCCCGCCACCGTTCTCGGAGCGCTGA
- the ppdK gene encoding pyruvate, phosphate dikinase has translation MTFVYAFDHRHRKPPMSLKGLLGGKGANLAEMTSVLKLPVPPGFTVSTDACREYLAGGWPERLDEEIARHVFRLEKAMGRKLGDPYDPLLVSVRSGAKFSMPGMMDTVLNLGLNDVSVGGLADATGNPRFAYDSYRRFIMMYAKVVLGVEGEEFESLLQAAKNRAGVMLDAELDVGALEALCKRYLKLVERATGSPFPQSPRDQLRGAVEAVFSSWNGARAVAYRRREHLADDLGTAVNVQAMVFGNRDDGSGTGVGFTRNAATGENRAYGDFLVNAQGEDVVAGIRNTESLDDMRRKFPEIHRELLGIFVTLEAHYRDMCDTEFTIEQGKLWMLQTRVGKRTGAAALKMAVDMTKGTRDGKGGRWKITRAEAVGRITEDHLEAVLHPQFRDKGAAVTSGVGASPGAAVGRAYFTAQDAVDARERGEDVILVRQETTPDDIAGMMAANGILTARGGLVSHAAVVARGWGTPAVVGAEAIDIDGAGFRVGTTMVAEGDWLSIDGDSGDVALGQLALAPAEPPPEFTTVLAWADRIRKGRLGVRANADTAADAATARELGAEGIGLCRTEHMFLAPDRLPIVRSMILASNERQEAKAFERLRAAQQADFETILTEMDGLPVTVRLLDPPLHEFLPSTEELRVKQAGKGKLSKQDRQLLEAAEHWSEHNPMLGTRGVRLAVIKPGLYAMQVRALLDAVAALRAAGKTPIVEIMIPLTVSRPELELARGWVRAELDKSDVPANARVTIGTMIETPRAALRAAEMAEAADFFSFGTNDLTQLTFGFSRDDVESRLMPAYLLQGLLRRNPFDSVDADGVGELVRLGVERGRTTRPDLKIGVCGEHGGDPDSIGVFARAGVDYVSCSPFRVPVARLAAAQAVLSMD, from the coding sequence ATGACGTTCGTCTACGCGTTCGACCACCGCCACCGCAAGCCGCCGATGAGCCTCAAAGGCCTCCTCGGCGGCAAGGGGGCGAACCTCGCCGAGATGACCTCGGTGCTGAAGTTGCCGGTCCCGCCCGGCTTCACGGTGTCGACCGATGCGTGCCGCGAGTACCTCGCCGGTGGGTGGCCAGAGCGGCTCGACGAGGAGATCGCCCGCCACGTCTTCCGGCTGGAGAAGGCGATGGGGCGCAAGCTGGGCGATCCCTACGACCCGCTGCTCGTCAGCGTGCGGTCGGGCGCCAAGTTCTCGATGCCGGGGATGATGGACACGGTGTTGAACCTCGGTCTCAACGACGTCAGCGTCGGCGGCCTCGCCGACGCGACGGGCAATCCCCGATTCGCCTACGACTCCTACCGCCGGTTCATCATGATGTACGCCAAGGTCGTGCTCGGCGTCGAAGGCGAGGAGTTCGAATCGCTGCTGCAGGCGGCGAAGAACCGGGCGGGGGTGATGCTCGATGCCGAGCTCGATGTCGGCGCGCTCGAGGCGCTCTGCAAACGCTATTTGAAGCTCGTCGAGCGGGCGACGGGGTCCCCGTTCCCGCAGAGCCCCCGCGATCAGCTCCGGGGTGCCGTGGAAGCGGTGTTCTCGAGCTGGAACGGCGCCAGGGCGGTCGCGTACCGGCGTCGCGAGCACCTCGCCGACGACCTCGGCACGGCGGTCAACGTGCAGGCCATGGTGTTCGGCAACCGTGACGACGGATCGGGGACCGGCGTCGGGTTCACCCGGAACGCGGCGACCGGTGAGAACCGGGCGTACGGCGACTTCCTCGTCAACGCCCAGGGCGAAGACGTCGTCGCTGGTATCCGGAACACCGAGAGTCTCGACGACATGCGCCGGAAGTTCCCGGAGATCCATCGGGAGCTGCTCGGCATCTTCGTGACGCTCGAGGCGCACTACCGCGACATGTGCGACACCGAGTTCACGATCGAGCAGGGCAAGCTCTGGATGCTGCAGACCCGCGTCGGCAAACGTACCGGTGCCGCCGCGCTCAAGATGGCGGTCGACATGACCAAGGGAACCCGAGACGGGAAGGGCGGCCGGTGGAAGATCACCCGCGCCGAAGCGGTCGGTCGCATCACCGAAGACCACCTCGAAGCCGTGCTGCATCCGCAGTTCCGCGACAAGGGCGCCGCGGTGACGTCCGGCGTCGGTGCATCGCCCGGCGCGGCCGTCGGGCGCGCCTACTTCACGGCTCAAGATGCCGTCGATGCCCGAGAGCGCGGCGAAGACGTCATCCTGGTCCGCCAGGAGACCACACCGGACGACATCGCCGGGATGATGGCCGCGAACGGCATCCTCACCGCTCGAGGCGGGTTGGTCAGCCACGCTGCAGTGGTCGCGCGGGGATGGGGCACGCCGGCGGTCGTCGGCGCCGAGGCGATCGACATCGACGGCGCCGGTTTCCGGGTCGGCACCACGATGGTCGCCGAGGGCGACTGGCTGTCGATCGACGGCGACAGCGGCGACGTCGCACTCGGTCAGCTCGCGTTGGCACCGGCCGAACCGCCGCCGGAGTTCACGACCGTGCTCGCCTGGGCCGACCGCATCCGCAAGGGCAGACTCGGGGTCAGGGCCAACGCCGACACCGCCGCCGATGCGGCGACCGCGCGGGAGCTCGGCGCCGAAGGGATCGGTCTGTGTCGCACCGAGCACATGTTCTTGGCGCCCGACCGACTCCCGATCGTCAGGTCGATGATCCTCGCGTCGAACGAACGGCAGGAGGCGAAGGCGTTCGAGCGGCTTCGTGCGGCCCAGCAGGCGGACTTCGAGACGATCCTGACGGAAATGGACGGACTGCCGGTCACCGTGCGCCTGCTCGACCCGCCGTTGCACGAGTTCCTGCCATCGACCGAGGAGCTCCGGGTCAAGCAGGCCGGCAAGGGCAAGTTGTCGAAGCAGGATCGGCAGTTGCTCGAGGCGGCCGAACACTGGAGTGAGCACAACCCGATGCTCGGTACCCGTGGTGTCCGGCTCGCGGTGATCAAGCCCGGACTGTATGCGATGCAGGTCCGGGCGCTGCTCGACGCCGTCGCCGCGCTGCGAGCGGCCGGCAAGACGCCGATCGTCGAGATCATGATCCCGCTCACGGTCAGCCGGCCCGAGCTGGAGTTGGCCCGCGGTTGGGTGCGGGCCGAACTCGACAAGTCCGACGTGCCCGCCAACGCACGTGTCACGATCGGCACGATGATCGAGACCCCGAGGGCGGCGCTGCGGGCCGCCGAGATGGCCGAGGCGGCCGATTTCTTCAGCTTCGGCACGAACGACCTCACGCAGCTCACGTTCGGGTTCAGCCGCGACGACGTCGAGTCCCGGTTGATGCCGGCGTACTTGCTGCAGGGGCTGCTGCGCCGGAACCCGTTCGACTCCGTCGACGCCGACGGCGTCGGAGAGCTCGTTCGACTCGGCGTCGAGCGCGGTCGGACGACCCGACCCGACCTCAAGATCGGCGTCTGCGGGGAACACGGCGGCGATCCCGACTCGATCGGTGTGTTCGCCCGAGCGGGCGTCGACTACGTCAGCTGCTCGCCGTTCCGGGTGCCGGTCGCACGCCTCGCCGCGGCGCAGGCCGTGCTGTCGATGGACTGA